A stretch of the Pelmatolapia mariae isolate MD_Pm_ZW linkage group LG23, Pm_UMD_F_2, whole genome shotgun sequence genome encodes the following:
- the LOC134620929 gene encoding chloride channel CLIC-like protein 1 isoform X1 — protein sequence MFFIALLWSLSLTAVGQQEDNEWLDPYDMLNYDASTKTMRKPTEPASYDNVGTKRREYNQDSSQPELTSCKEQVEDLQKQNEDQKKTIKLISQQPTCSPVFKRFLSRLLKEIQRVGAPSDSTDVFFDAKVKLSKQAMTEIQTLLEGEDRWRTGALDNAISQILVDLKPHDYEAWKWRFEDTFGVELDTVLKIGLFILIIVVIISTELWTMISWFVQFRRLFAVCFFVSIIWNWFYLYKIAFAEHQNNIVKMEGFNAKCTGVKKIDWSDSLKEWFRSTWTLQDDPCKRYYEVLMVNPILLVPPTKAISVTITTFITEPLKHFGQGISEFLRALLKDLPVTLQIPVLLTIVIAVVVFMYGSVQAAFQHGIMAPLRRPRRDPPPPELEQPQAQPCLRIEDRDHFAGGDAPQQQHALRYRADEARLNRNDLHQRRPNRQWVETLGTAEDEPDAERAKEVPEADQNPSVELDSENQQGAEERPPAAKDNSVGANEAKSEPKPAGSDSSESKNKTSKGNENLSQDQPARDVALLRPELPEVQPVDEVNIHMQHKLISVATTPLTFVQQQWISTLHPEASLEDSSLPRSVNFKAPVQETSPAVD from the exons ATGTTCTTTATTGCTTTGTTGTGGAGCCTGTCGCTCACTGCCGTGGGCCAGCAGGAGGACAACGAGTGGCTCGACCCTTACGATATGCTCAACTACGATGCTAGCACCAAAACGATGAGGAAGCCTACTGAG CCAGCAAGCTATGACAACGTGGGCACTAAAAGAAGAGAGTACAATCAGGACTCCAGCCAGCCCGAGCTGACGTCCTGCAAAGAGCAAGTGGAGGACTTACAGAAACAG AATGAAGATCAAAAGAAGACGATTAAGCTCATCTCACAACAGCCAACATGCAGTCCAGTGTTCAAGCGATTTCTGAGCAGACTGTTGAAGGAAATACAAAGAGTGGGCGCG CCCAGTGACTCCACAGATGTATTTTTTGATGCCAAAGTCAAACTGTCCAAACAAGCCATGACAGAGATCCAGACACTTCTGGAGGGTGAAGACAGATGGAGAACAGGCGCTCTGGACAACGCCATCAGTCAGATACTCGTGGACCTTAAACCGCATGATTATGAGGCCTGGAAGTGGCGATTTGAAGACACCTTTGGGGTGGAGCTGGACACAGTATTAAAA ATTGGATTATTTATCCTGATTATAGTAGTCATTATCAGCACCGAACTGTGGACAATGATCTCCTGGTTTGTGCAGTTCCGACGACTGTTTGCCGTCTGCTTCTTCGTTAGTATTATCTGGAACTGGTTCTACCTGTACAAG ATTGCCTTTGCTGAGCATCAAAATAATATAGTGAAGATGGAGGGCTTTAATGCAAAATGCACTGGGGTGAAGAAAATTGACTGGAGTGACAGTTTGAAAG AGTGGTTTAGAAGCACCTGGACTCTTCAAGATGACCCTTGTAAGAGATATTATGAAGTTCTTATGGTTAATCCCATCCTGTTGGTACCTCCAACCAAG GCAATCTCCGTTACCATTACGACCTTCATCACAGAGCCACTGAAGCACTTCGGACAGGGAATCAGTGAATTTCTTCGAGCGCTCCTCAAAGATCTCCCAGTTACCCTGCAGATCCCAGTCCTGCTCACTATCGTGATCGCCGTTGTG GTGTTCATGTATGGAAGTGTGCAAGCAGCCTTCCAGCATGGCATCATGGCGCCTCTACGCCGCCCTCGAAGGGATCCACCACCACCAGAGCTGGAACAACCGCAAGCGCAACCTTGCCTCAGGATCGAGGACCGCGATCATTTTGCAGGAGGGGATGCACCTCAACAGCAACATGCCCTAAGGTACAGAGCTGATGAAGCCAGATTAAACAGAAATGACTTGCATCAGAGGAGACCCAACAGGCAGTGGGTCGAGACTCTAGGAACTGCTGAGGATGAGCCGGACGCTGAGCGGGCCAAGGAAGTTCCTGAGGCAGACCAGAATCCGTCTGTTGAGCTAGATTCAGAAAACCAGCAGGGAGCAGAAGAACGGCCACCAGCAGCAAAGGATAACAGCGTTGGTGCAAACGAAGCCAAATCGGAGCCAAAACCTGCTGGGTCAGATTCGTCTGAGTCGAAGAATAAAACTTCAAAAGGGAATGAGAACCTTTCTCAAGATCAACCAGCTAGAGATGTTGCACTGCTCAGACCTGAGCTCCCAGAAGTGCAGCCTGTCGATGAG GTGAATATTCACATGCAACATAAATTG ATTTCTGTTGCTACCACACCACTGACGTTTGTTCAACAACAGTGGATTTCAACCCTG CACCCAGAAGCCTCACTTGAAGACTCCTCACTGCCACGCTCTGTAAATTTTAAAGCTCCCGTCCAGGAGACTAGTCCAGCGGTGGATTAG
- the LOC134620929 gene encoding chloride channel CLIC-like protein 1 isoform X3, translating into MFFIALLWSLSLTAVGQQEDNEWLDPYDMLNYDASTKTMRKPTEPASYDNVGTKRREYNQDSSQPELTSCKEQVEDLQKQNEDQKKTIKLISQQPTCSPVFKRFLSRLLKEIQRVGAPSDSTDVFFDAKVKLSKQAMTEIQTLLEGEDRWRTGALDNAISQILVDLKPHDYEAWKWRFEDTFGVELDTVLKIGLFILIIVVIISTELWTMISWFVQFRRLFAVCFFVSIIWNWFYLYKIAFAEHQNNIVKMEGFNAKCTGVKKIDWSDSLKEWFRSTWTLQDDPCKRYYEVLMVNPILLVPPTKAISVTITTFITEPLKHFGQGISEFLRALLKDLPVTLQIPVLLTIVIAVVVFMYGSVQAAFQHGIMAPLRRPRRDPPPPELEQPQAQPCLRIEDRDHFAGGDAPQQQHALRYRADEARLNRNDLHQRRPNRQWVETLGTAEDEPDAERAKEVPEADQNPSVELDSENQQGAEERPPAAKDNSVGANEAKSEPKPAGSDSSESKNKTSKGNENLSQDQPARDVALLRPELPEVQPVDEVNIHMQHKLHPEASLEDSSLPRSVNFKAPVQETSPAVD; encoded by the exons ATGTTCTTTATTGCTTTGTTGTGGAGCCTGTCGCTCACTGCCGTGGGCCAGCAGGAGGACAACGAGTGGCTCGACCCTTACGATATGCTCAACTACGATGCTAGCACCAAAACGATGAGGAAGCCTACTGAG CCAGCAAGCTATGACAACGTGGGCACTAAAAGAAGAGAGTACAATCAGGACTCCAGCCAGCCCGAGCTGACGTCCTGCAAAGAGCAAGTGGAGGACTTACAGAAACAG AATGAAGATCAAAAGAAGACGATTAAGCTCATCTCACAACAGCCAACATGCAGTCCAGTGTTCAAGCGATTTCTGAGCAGACTGTTGAAGGAAATACAAAGAGTGGGCGCG CCCAGTGACTCCACAGATGTATTTTTTGATGCCAAAGTCAAACTGTCCAAACAAGCCATGACAGAGATCCAGACACTTCTGGAGGGTGAAGACAGATGGAGAACAGGCGCTCTGGACAACGCCATCAGTCAGATACTCGTGGACCTTAAACCGCATGATTATGAGGCCTGGAAGTGGCGATTTGAAGACACCTTTGGGGTGGAGCTGGACACAGTATTAAAA ATTGGATTATTTATCCTGATTATAGTAGTCATTATCAGCACCGAACTGTGGACAATGATCTCCTGGTTTGTGCAGTTCCGACGACTGTTTGCCGTCTGCTTCTTCGTTAGTATTATCTGGAACTGGTTCTACCTGTACAAG ATTGCCTTTGCTGAGCATCAAAATAATATAGTGAAGATGGAGGGCTTTAATGCAAAATGCACTGGGGTGAAGAAAATTGACTGGAGTGACAGTTTGAAAG AGTGGTTTAGAAGCACCTGGACTCTTCAAGATGACCCTTGTAAGAGATATTATGAAGTTCTTATGGTTAATCCCATCCTGTTGGTACCTCCAACCAAG GCAATCTCCGTTACCATTACGACCTTCATCACAGAGCCACTGAAGCACTTCGGACAGGGAATCAGTGAATTTCTTCGAGCGCTCCTCAAAGATCTCCCAGTTACCCTGCAGATCCCAGTCCTGCTCACTATCGTGATCGCCGTTGTG GTGTTCATGTATGGAAGTGTGCAAGCAGCCTTCCAGCATGGCATCATGGCGCCTCTACGCCGCCCTCGAAGGGATCCACCACCACCAGAGCTGGAACAACCGCAAGCGCAACCTTGCCTCAGGATCGAGGACCGCGATCATTTTGCAGGAGGGGATGCACCTCAACAGCAACATGCCCTAAGGTACAGAGCTGATGAAGCCAGATTAAACAGAAATGACTTGCATCAGAGGAGACCCAACAGGCAGTGGGTCGAGACTCTAGGAACTGCTGAGGATGAGCCGGACGCTGAGCGGGCCAAGGAAGTTCCTGAGGCAGACCAGAATCCGTCTGTTGAGCTAGATTCAGAAAACCAGCAGGGAGCAGAAGAACGGCCACCAGCAGCAAAGGATAACAGCGTTGGTGCAAACGAAGCCAAATCGGAGCCAAAACCTGCTGGGTCAGATTCGTCTGAGTCGAAGAATAAAACTTCAAAAGGGAATGAGAACCTTTCTCAAGATCAACCAGCTAGAGATGTTGCACTGCTCAGACCTGAGCTCCCAGAAGTGCAGCCTGTCGATGAG GTGAATATTCACATGCAACATAAATTG CACCCAGAAGCCTCACTTGAAGACTCCTCACTGCCACGCTCTGTAAATTTTAAAGCTCCCGTCCAGGAGACTAGTCCAGCGGTGGATTAG
- the LOC134620929 gene encoding chloride channel CLIC-like protein 1 isoform X2: MFFIALLWSLSLTAVGQQEDNEWLDPYDMLNYDASTKTMRKPTEPASYDNVGTKRREYNQDSSQPELTSCKEQVEDLQKQNEDQKKTIKLISQQPTCSPVFKRFLSRLLKEIQRVGAPSDSTDVFFDAKVKLSKQAMTEIQTLLEGEDRWRTGALDNAISQILVDLKPHDYEAWKWRFEDTFGVELDTVLKIGLFILIIVVIISTELWTMISWFVQFRRLFAVCFFVSIIWNWFYLYKIAFAEHQNNIVKMEGFNAKCTGVKKIDWSDSLKEWFRSTWTLQDDPCKRYYEVLMVNPILLVPPTKAISVTITTFITEPLKHFGQGISEFLRALLKDLPVTLQIPVLLTIVIAVVVFMYGSVQAAFQHGIMAPLRRPRRDPPPPELEQPQAQPCLRIEDRDHFAGGDAPQQQHALRYRADEARLNRNDLHQRRPNRQWVETLGTAEDEPDAERAKEVPEADQNPSVELDSENQQGAEERPPAAKDNSVGANEAKSEPKPAGSDSSESKNKTSKGNENLSQDQPARDVALLRPELPEVQPVDEISVATTPLTFVQQQWISTLHPEASLEDSSLPRSVNFKAPVQETSPAVD, from the exons ATGTTCTTTATTGCTTTGTTGTGGAGCCTGTCGCTCACTGCCGTGGGCCAGCAGGAGGACAACGAGTGGCTCGACCCTTACGATATGCTCAACTACGATGCTAGCACCAAAACGATGAGGAAGCCTACTGAG CCAGCAAGCTATGACAACGTGGGCACTAAAAGAAGAGAGTACAATCAGGACTCCAGCCAGCCCGAGCTGACGTCCTGCAAAGAGCAAGTGGAGGACTTACAGAAACAG AATGAAGATCAAAAGAAGACGATTAAGCTCATCTCACAACAGCCAACATGCAGTCCAGTGTTCAAGCGATTTCTGAGCAGACTGTTGAAGGAAATACAAAGAGTGGGCGCG CCCAGTGACTCCACAGATGTATTTTTTGATGCCAAAGTCAAACTGTCCAAACAAGCCATGACAGAGATCCAGACACTTCTGGAGGGTGAAGACAGATGGAGAACAGGCGCTCTGGACAACGCCATCAGTCAGATACTCGTGGACCTTAAACCGCATGATTATGAGGCCTGGAAGTGGCGATTTGAAGACACCTTTGGGGTGGAGCTGGACACAGTATTAAAA ATTGGATTATTTATCCTGATTATAGTAGTCATTATCAGCACCGAACTGTGGACAATGATCTCCTGGTTTGTGCAGTTCCGACGACTGTTTGCCGTCTGCTTCTTCGTTAGTATTATCTGGAACTGGTTCTACCTGTACAAG ATTGCCTTTGCTGAGCATCAAAATAATATAGTGAAGATGGAGGGCTTTAATGCAAAATGCACTGGGGTGAAGAAAATTGACTGGAGTGACAGTTTGAAAG AGTGGTTTAGAAGCACCTGGACTCTTCAAGATGACCCTTGTAAGAGATATTATGAAGTTCTTATGGTTAATCCCATCCTGTTGGTACCTCCAACCAAG GCAATCTCCGTTACCATTACGACCTTCATCACAGAGCCACTGAAGCACTTCGGACAGGGAATCAGTGAATTTCTTCGAGCGCTCCTCAAAGATCTCCCAGTTACCCTGCAGATCCCAGTCCTGCTCACTATCGTGATCGCCGTTGTG GTGTTCATGTATGGAAGTGTGCAAGCAGCCTTCCAGCATGGCATCATGGCGCCTCTACGCCGCCCTCGAAGGGATCCACCACCACCAGAGCTGGAACAACCGCAAGCGCAACCTTGCCTCAGGATCGAGGACCGCGATCATTTTGCAGGAGGGGATGCACCTCAACAGCAACATGCCCTAAGGTACAGAGCTGATGAAGCCAGATTAAACAGAAATGACTTGCATCAGAGGAGACCCAACAGGCAGTGGGTCGAGACTCTAGGAACTGCTGAGGATGAGCCGGACGCTGAGCGGGCCAAGGAAGTTCCTGAGGCAGACCAGAATCCGTCTGTTGAGCTAGATTCAGAAAACCAGCAGGGAGCAGAAGAACGGCCACCAGCAGCAAAGGATAACAGCGTTGGTGCAAACGAAGCCAAATCGGAGCCAAAACCTGCTGGGTCAGATTCGTCTGAGTCGAAGAATAAAACTTCAAAAGGGAATGAGAACCTTTCTCAAGATCAACCAGCTAGAGATGTTGCACTGCTCAGACCTGAGCTCCCAGAAGTGCAGCCTGTCGATGAG ATTTCTGTTGCTACCACACCACTGACGTTTGTTCAACAACAGTGGATTTCAACCCTG CACCCAGAAGCCTCACTTGAAGACTCCTCACTGCCACGCTCTGTAAATTTTAAAGCTCCCGTCCAGGAGACTAGTCCAGCGGTGGATTAG
- the LOC134620929 gene encoding chloride channel CLIC-like protein 1 isoform X4, translating into MFFIALLWSLSLTAVGQQEDNEWLDPYDMLNYDASTKTMRKPTEPASYDNVGTKRREYNQDSSQPELTSCKEQVEDLQKQNEDQKKTIKLISQQPTCSPVFKRFLSRLLKEIQRVGAPSDSTDVFFDAKVKLSKQAMTEIQTLLEGEDRWRTGALDNAISQILVDLKPHDYEAWKWRFEDTFGVELDTVLKIGLFILIIVVIISTELWTMISWFVQFRRLFAVCFFVSIIWNWFYLYKIAFAEHQNNIVKMEGFNAKCTGVKKIDWSDSLKEWFRSTWTLQDDPCKRYYEVLMVNPILLVPPTKAISVTITTFITEPLKHFGQGISEFLRALLKDLPVTLQIPVLLTIVIAVVVFMYGSVQAAFQHGIMAPLRRPRRDPPPPELEQPQAQPCLRIEDRDHFAGGDAPQQQHALRYRADEARLNRNDLHQRRPNRQWVETLGTAEDEPDAERAKEVPEADQNPSVELDSENQQGAEERPPAAKDNSVGANEAKSEPKPAGSDSSESKNKTSKGNENLSQDQPARDVALLRPELPEVQPVDEHPEASLEDSSLPRSVNFKAPVQETSPAVD; encoded by the exons ATGTTCTTTATTGCTTTGTTGTGGAGCCTGTCGCTCACTGCCGTGGGCCAGCAGGAGGACAACGAGTGGCTCGACCCTTACGATATGCTCAACTACGATGCTAGCACCAAAACGATGAGGAAGCCTACTGAG CCAGCAAGCTATGACAACGTGGGCACTAAAAGAAGAGAGTACAATCAGGACTCCAGCCAGCCCGAGCTGACGTCCTGCAAAGAGCAAGTGGAGGACTTACAGAAACAG AATGAAGATCAAAAGAAGACGATTAAGCTCATCTCACAACAGCCAACATGCAGTCCAGTGTTCAAGCGATTTCTGAGCAGACTGTTGAAGGAAATACAAAGAGTGGGCGCG CCCAGTGACTCCACAGATGTATTTTTTGATGCCAAAGTCAAACTGTCCAAACAAGCCATGACAGAGATCCAGACACTTCTGGAGGGTGAAGACAGATGGAGAACAGGCGCTCTGGACAACGCCATCAGTCAGATACTCGTGGACCTTAAACCGCATGATTATGAGGCCTGGAAGTGGCGATTTGAAGACACCTTTGGGGTGGAGCTGGACACAGTATTAAAA ATTGGATTATTTATCCTGATTATAGTAGTCATTATCAGCACCGAACTGTGGACAATGATCTCCTGGTTTGTGCAGTTCCGACGACTGTTTGCCGTCTGCTTCTTCGTTAGTATTATCTGGAACTGGTTCTACCTGTACAAG ATTGCCTTTGCTGAGCATCAAAATAATATAGTGAAGATGGAGGGCTTTAATGCAAAATGCACTGGGGTGAAGAAAATTGACTGGAGTGACAGTTTGAAAG AGTGGTTTAGAAGCACCTGGACTCTTCAAGATGACCCTTGTAAGAGATATTATGAAGTTCTTATGGTTAATCCCATCCTGTTGGTACCTCCAACCAAG GCAATCTCCGTTACCATTACGACCTTCATCACAGAGCCACTGAAGCACTTCGGACAGGGAATCAGTGAATTTCTTCGAGCGCTCCTCAAAGATCTCCCAGTTACCCTGCAGATCCCAGTCCTGCTCACTATCGTGATCGCCGTTGTG GTGTTCATGTATGGAAGTGTGCAAGCAGCCTTCCAGCATGGCATCATGGCGCCTCTACGCCGCCCTCGAAGGGATCCACCACCACCAGAGCTGGAACAACCGCAAGCGCAACCTTGCCTCAGGATCGAGGACCGCGATCATTTTGCAGGAGGGGATGCACCTCAACAGCAACATGCCCTAAGGTACAGAGCTGATGAAGCCAGATTAAACAGAAATGACTTGCATCAGAGGAGACCCAACAGGCAGTGGGTCGAGACTCTAGGAACTGCTGAGGATGAGCCGGACGCTGAGCGGGCCAAGGAAGTTCCTGAGGCAGACCAGAATCCGTCTGTTGAGCTAGATTCAGAAAACCAGCAGGGAGCAGAAGAACGGCCACCAGCAGCAAAGGATAACAGCGTTGGTGCAAACGAAGCCAAATCGGAGCCAAAACCTGCTGGGTCAGATTCGTCTGAGTCGAAGAATAAAACTTCAAAAGGGAATGAGAACCTTTCTCAAGATCAACCAGCTAGAGATGTTGCACTGCTCAGACCTGAGCTCCCAGAAGTGCAGCCTGTCGATGAG CACCCAGAAGCCTCACTTGAAGACTCCTCACTGCCACGCTCTGTAAATTTTAAAGCTCCCGTCCAGGAGACTAGTCCAGCGGTGGATTAG